The Chryseolinea soli genome contains a region encoding:
- a CDS encoding DNA gyrase/topoisomerase IV subunit A: MSKKEKPKAAPYRPPVPPQDGEGGGEVHSVAIDGLYESWFLDYASYVILERAVPKIEDGFKPVQRRIMHSLKEMDDGRFNKVANVIGNTMQYHPHGDAAIGEAIVNIGQKDILIETQGNWGDVRTGDGAAAPRYIEARLSKFALDVVYNPQTTEWQLSYDGRKKEPVTLPVKFPLLLAQGVEGIAVGLSTKILPHNFNELIKASIDVLKGKNPKVYPDFPTGGTGDFTDYNQGLRGGKIKVRAKIEIVDKKTLIIKEIPFSTTTTSLMESIVKASEKGQIKVKQVIDNTAKDVEIQILLQPGQSPEIAMDALYAFTDCEISISPNACVIIEDKPTFLTVGDILKYNTRQTVELLKRELEIRKGELMEKILFSSLEKIFIENRIYRNIEEAESWEEVIETIDKGLKPHKKKFYREITRDDIIRLTEIRIKRISKFDSFKADEMLRDLQKELKETEHNLKNLTDYAIAYYQNLLTKYGKGRERKTEIKSFQSVTAVEVIANNQKLYVNRADGFVGYGLKRDEYIADCSELDDVVAIRKDGKLLVSRIQEKAFMGKDILFVGIWKKGDERMVYNVIYSDGKSGSGFVKRFNLPGMIRDKEYDLTQGNPNSKLYYVSGNPNGEAEQVEVKLSQSSSARKKIFKFDFAELEVKGRGARGNILTKYPLRKVDFLKAGGSTLSKLDLWYDADAGRINKEKRGKYLGKFEGDDQLIAFGRNGTYKITNYDITNRYEPEKTLLVERFNPEKPISAVYVDGESKQFMVKRFLIETSTADKEFGFISEGIGSRLVVVTTSETPEVEVTEVKGKDKEKVTDTVNLEEIVEIKGWKALGNRLSQNKVTNVTLVAEPEETGFEEGDEDNNLVEAADSGQKKKKSLTTTSGSKKGSKPASSPSPKSQSTKSPQTSKAKASGQKSKSSSKTSSAKPKAAKKAPAKKAPAKKAQAKKVTAKKAPAKKKAAKPAKAAKKKR; encoded by the coding sequence ATGAGCAAAAAAGAAAAACCCAAAGCCGCTCCCTACCGACCCCCCGTGCCCCCACAGGATGGAGAAGGCGGCGGTGAGGTGCACTCGGTCGCCATCGACGGTTTATACGAAAGCTGGTTCCTGGACTACGCCTCCTACGTGATCCTGGAACGCGCTGTTCCCAAGATCGAAGACGGTTTCAAACCCGTGCAGCGCCGCATCATGCACTCGCTGAAGGAAATGGACGACGGCCGGTTCAACAAGGTGGCCAACGTGATCGGGAACACCATGCAGTATCACCCGCACGGTGATGCCGCCATCGGCGAGGCCATCGTCAACATCGGCCAAAAAGATATCCTCATAGAAACCCAGGGCAACTGGGGCGATGTGCGCACCGGCGACGGCGCGGCAGCCCCGCGTTATATTGAAGCCCGGCTTTCCAAATTCGCCCTCGATGTGGTCTACAACCCGCAAACCACCGAGTGGCAACTCTCGTATGACGGCCGCAAGAAAGAGCCCGTAACGCTACCGGTAAAGTTCCCTTTGTTGTTGGCACAAGGCGTGGAAGGTATAGCCGTAGGGTTATCCACCAAGATCCTGCCCCACAACTTCAACGAGCTCATCAAAGCATCGATCGACGTCCTCAAAGGCAAGAACCCGAAGGTCTACCCCGACTTCCCAACAGGCGGCACGGGCGATTTCACAGACTACAACCAAGGGCTTCGCGGCGGCAAGATCAAGGTCCGCGCCAAGATCGAGATTGTTGATAAAAAGACGCTGATAATCAAAGAGATACCATTCTCCACGACAACCACTTCTTTAATGGAGTCGATCGTGAAGGCGAGCGAGAAGGGACAGATCAAAGTGAAGCAGGTGATCGACAACACGGCCAAGGACGTGGAGATCCAGATCCTGTTGCAACCCGGGCAGTCGCCCGAGATCGCCATGGATGCCTTGTATGCCTTCACCGATTGTGAGATCAGCATCTCGCCCAATGCCTGTGTCATCATCGAAGACAAGCCCACCTTCCTCACCGTGGGCGACATCCTCAAATACAACACCCGTCAAACGGTTGAGTTACTGAAAAGGGAACTCGAGATCCGGAAAGGCGAGTTGATGGAGAAGATCCTCTTCTCTTCGCTGGAAAAGATCTTTATCGAAAACCGGATCTACCGCAACATCGAAGAGGCCGAAAGCTGGGAGGAAGTGATCGAGACGATCGACAAAGGCCTGAAGCCCCACAAAAAGAAATTCTATCGCGAGATCACCCGCGACGACATCATCCGCCTCACGGAGATCCGCATCAAACGCATCTCAAAATTCGACTCGTTCAAAGCCGACGAGATGCTGCGCGACCTGCAGAAGGAGTTGAAGGAAACCGAGCATAACCTGAAGAACCTCACGGACTATGCCATCGCCTACTATCAAAACCTGCTGACCAAATACGGCAAGGGACGCGAACGCAAGACCGAGATCAAGAGCTTCCAGTCGGTGACCGCCGTGGAGGTGATTGCCAACAACCAGAAATTGTATGTGAACCGTGCCGATGGCTTCGTAGGCTACGGTCTGAAACGCGACGAGTACATCGCCGATTGCTCCGAGCTCGACGACGTCGTTGCCATCCGCAAAGACGGCAAATTGCTGGTGTCACGCATCCAGGAAAAAGCGTTCATGGGCAAAGACATCCTGTTCGTGGGCATTTGGAAAAAGGGCGACGAGCGCATGGTCTACAACGTGATCTATTCCGATGGAAAGAGCGGCAGCGGCTTTGTGAAACGTTTCAACTTGCCGGGTATGATCCGCGACAAGGAGTATGACCTCACTCAAGGCAATCCGAACTCCAAGCTTTATTATGTGTCGGGCAATCCCAATGGAGAGGCCGAACAAGTGGAGGTGAAGTTGTCGCAGTCCAGCAGCGCCCGGAAGAAGATCTTCAAATTTGATTTTGCAGAGTTGGAAGTGAAAGGCCGTGGCGCACGGGGCAACATCCTCACCAAGTACCCGCTGCGGAAAGTAGACTTCCTCAAGGCCGGCGGCTCCACACTGAGCAAGCTCGACCTCTGGTACGACGCCGATGCCGGTCGCATCAACAAGGAAAAGCGCGGCAAGTACCTCGGTAAATTCGAAGGCGACGACCAACTCATCGCTTTTGGCCGCAATGGCACCTACAAGATCACCAACTACGACATCACCAATCGTTACGAACCCGAGAAGACACTGCTCGTAGAACGCTTCAATCCCGAGAAACCCATCTCGGCCGTCTATGTCGATGGCGAAAGCAAGCAATTCATGGTGAAGCGTTTCCTCATCGAAACCAGCACCGCCGACAAGGAATTCGGTTTCATCTCCGAAGGCATCGGTTCGCGCCTGGTAGTCGTGACCACATCCGAAACACCCGAGGTGGAAGTGACGGAAGTGAAAGGCAAAGACAAAGAGAAAGTGACCGACACGGTGAACCTCGAGGAGATCGTGGAAATAAAAGGCTGGAAAGCGCTGGGCAACCGCCTCAGTCAAAACAAGGTAACGAACGTGACGTTGGTGGCCGAACCGGAAGAAACAGGGTTTGAAGAAGGGGATGAGGATAACAACCTCGTGGAGGCAGCGGATAGCGGCCAAAAAAAAAAGAAGTCCCTGACCACAACCAGTGGATCGAAGAAGGGGAGCAAGCCAGCCTCTTCGCCGAGCCCGAAAAGCCAAAGCACCAAGTCCCCGCAAACCAGCAAGGCGAAAGCCAGCGGCCAAAAGTCAAAGTCGAGCAGCAAGACCTCTTCGGCCAAGCCCAAGGCGGCCAAGAAAGCGCCGGCGAAGAAGGCTCCCGCCAAAAAGGCTCAGGCCAAGAAGGTGACAGCCAAAAAAGCGCCGGCGAAGAAGAAAGCGGCCAAGCCGGCGAAAGCAGCGAAGAAAAAACGCTGA
- a CDS encoding lactonase family protein, translating to MKRLIPALLSLLLFFTASAQQRSTQQKSTQQKTQQSKEIMYVGTYSVRGSQGIYAFTFDRAKRTFKPLQTVPGLESPNFLAIHPNHKFLYSVNSGKADVNDSEKGSVSAYGIDPKTGRLSGLNNRSSYGDGPCHITVDKNGQFVFISNYSQGNLIVLPLFDDGLLGTPSDAKRYVGTSVNVKRQDGPHVHSTMISPDNKFLYVADLGTDKIYIYNFDETNGTLQPASTPEVNVTPGAGPRHMTWHPNGKFAYVVEELTSTVGVYAVDKTTGAWTVVEDTVRSLPVTFKEQNTSADIHVDPKGKFLYMSNRGLNALSIFSISPTTGKLTFIGTQDVGGKTPRNFMMDPKGEFIFVANMDSDTIVTYRINPKTGKLTVVGKPLKVPSPVCLKMLTL from the coding sequence ATGAAAAGACTGATACCCGCACTGCTATCGCTCTTGCTTTTTTTTACGGCCAGCGCTCAGCAAAGGAGCACGCAACAAAAGAGCACTCAGCAAAAAACTCAGCAAAGTAAAGAGATCATGTACGTGGGCACCTACTCGGTTCGGGGCAGCCAGGGCATCTATGCCTTCACATTCGACCGCGCCAAACGCACGTTCAAACCGTTGCAGACGGTACCCGGTTTGGAGAGCCCTAACTTCCTGGCCATCCATCCCAATCATAAATTCCTGTATTCTGTCAATAGCGGCAAGGCGGATGTGAACGATAGCGAAAAGGGTTCGGTGAGTGCCTATGGTATCGATCCCAAGACCGGGAGACTTAGCGGTCTCAACAACCGGTCCTCTTATGGCGATGGACCCTGCCACATCACGGTGGACAAAAACGGCCAATTTGTTTTCATCTCCAACTATAGCCAGGGCAACCTGATCGTGCTCCCGTTGTTCGACGACGGCCTGCTGGGCACGCCCTCGGATGCCAAACGCTACGTGGGCACCAGCGTGAACGTGAAGCGCCAGGACGGCCCGCACGTGCACTCCACGATGATCTCGCCCGACAACAAATTTCTTTATGTGGCCGATTTGGGTACGGACAAGATCTACATCTATAACTTCGATGAAACGAACGGCACCCTGCAACCGGCCAGTACCCCGGAGGTTAACGTCACGCCTGGAGCCGGCCCGCGCCACATGACCTGGCACCCGAACGGTAAATTTGCTTACGTGGTGGAAGAGTTGACATCGACGGTCGGTGTGTATGCGGTAGACAAAACAACTGGCGCCTGGACGGTGGTGGAAGACACGGTTCGTTCGCTCCCCGTGACGTTCAAAGAGCAAAACACCAGCGCCGATATCCACGTCGATCCGAAAGGCAAGTTCTTGTACATGTCCAATCGCGGACTCAACGCGCTCAGCATCTTCAGCATTTCACCTACGACCGGTAAATTGACATTCATCGGCACGCAGGATGTTGGCGGAAAGACGCCCCGGAATTTTATGATGGATCCGAAAGGGGAATTCATTTTCGTGGCGAACATGGATTCGGATACGATCGTTACCTATCGGATCAATCCGAAAACCGGTAAGCTCACGGTAGTGGGAAAGCCGTTGAAAGTGCCTTCGCCGGTGTGTTTGAAAATGCTTACGCTCTAG
- a CDS encoding OmpA family protein, with amino-acid sequence MKTLIISLGLSMVVTLVMAQEPEILAEGKVTDSRTNKGIKANVKYSSIPTGSIFGRFNDSTFSFPIFGTAKYQITAEATGYNPRTVIVDPKDIDANRKVLRDISLTPTGQTMRLTHLIFAQGKSTIDPKSFGELDEVAQMMKENTKIVIQLEGHTDNQGSSKANLALSEERVEAVKKYLVNKGIGKDRVKTKAFGGSQPLSNEMTQEARALNRRVEMRILKD; translated from the coding sequence ATGAAGACTCTCATTATTTCCTTAGGCTTGTCTATGGTGGTCACCCTCGTCATGGCACAAGAGCCCGAGATCCTCGCCGAAGGCAAGGTCACCGACTCGCGGACCAACAAAGGCATCAAAGCCAACGTCAAATACAGCAGCATCCCGACCGGAAGCATCTTCGGCCGCTTTAACGACAGCACGTTCTCGTTCCCGATCTTTGGCACCGCCAAATACCAGATCACCGCAGAAGCCACCGGCTACAACCCCCGCACCGTTATCGTCGACCCCAAAGACATCGACGCCAACCGCAAAGTGCTCCGCGACATCTCGCTCACCCCCACGGGCCAAACCATGCGCTTGACCCACCTGATCTTTGCGCAAGGCAAATCCACCATCGACCCGAAGTCGTTTGGCGAGTTGGATGAGGTTGCTCAAATGATGAAGGAGAACACCAAGATCGTGATCCAGCTCGAAGGCCACACCGACAACCAAGGGAGCAGCAAAGCCAATCTCGCGCTGTCGGAAGAACGCGTGGAAGCGGTGAAAAAATATCTGGTAAACAAGGGCATCGGGAAAGACCGCGTAAAGACGAAAGCCTTTGGCGGCAGCCAACCGCTTTCAAACGAGATGACCCAGGAAGCCCGCGCGCTCAACCGGAGAGTGGAGATGCGAATTCTGAAAGATTAA